The Argopecten irradians isolate NY chromosome 6, Ai_NY, whole genome shotgun sequence genome has a window encoding:
- the LOC138325946 gene encoding uncharacterized protein: MPAVNVSDCVQALLEQILSQQTPSPCSANTTSAPSERSESRALLYIVVTLLFYSGGIIIGIITYLKRERREIEEDREFDEFINTYIEPETRTTFHKVQQVIARLKYLQEEKVKKMGSKGTDAKSVTNDNELKKDGVENYVDNALIKTANSWNETDNTRLDNTIGEDDEPLSSIVAKLIDPDKRRSFDEDSDEEEYHEGGLTKTSSMQSIKDYTEEPGRSARSSLIDNDNEMLDDDSSTSISNQMINKKEDIQHCKTVNKGCIVTNV, translated from the coding sequence ATGCCCGCCGTAAATGTGTCTGACTGTGTGCAGGCTTTACTAGAACAGATACTGTCACAGCAAACCCCTTCACCGTGTAGTGCCAACACCACCTCCGCGCCCAGTGAACGCTCAGAGTCTCGAGCTCTGTTGTATATCGTTGTAACACTACTGTTTTACTCCGGAGGAATCATCATCGGTATCATCACTTACCTAAAGCGTGAGAGGAGAGAGATCGAGGAAGACAGAGAGTTTGATGAATTTATTAATACATACATTGAACCGGAGACCCGGACTACGTTCCATAAAGTACAACAAGTCATTGCAAGGCTTAAATATCTCCAGGAGGAAAAGGTAAAGAAAATGGGCAGTAAAGGAACCGACGCCAAGTCTGTTACAAATGACAACGAGCTTAAAAAAGATGGCGTAGAAAATTATGTAGACAATGCTCTTATAAAGACAGCTAACTCGTGGAACGAAACAGACAATACAAGACTTGATAACACGATTGGTGAGGACGATGAACCATTGTCGTCTATCGTCGCTAAACTCATCGACCCAGACAAACGACGCTCGTTTGACGAAGATTCTGATGAAGAGGAATACCACGAGGGTGGTTTAACAAAGACATCATCCATGCAGTCTATCAAGGATTACACCGAGGAACCTGGGAGAAGCGCGCGCTCATCTCTCATCGACAATGACAACGAAATGCTAGATGACGACTCATCGACGTCGATCAGCaatcaaatgattaataaaaaagAAGATATACAGCATTGTAAAACTGTAAACAAAGGTTGTATAGTGACGAATGTGTAG